The following nucleotide sequence is from Halictus rubicundus isolate RS-2024b chromosome 7, iyHalRubi1_principal, whole genome shotgun sequence.
gttcgcttctttcatttttcttttttgtaaatctgagccttctgctccatttttattatctctttcattgttcagagacttgtctgacttagttttcttttctcacaataattgctcgacttgcatgcgtgcgttagttattaagcttgtttgttagtattatatatatgtcgagtaatttttgccctaATTTGACTTTGCTTGGCTCGATTTTTGacgccgacacagccttctgctgtgtcggtccttgcttgtatgtaccagaccggttggtatcggtattcggcgtagatccattgagagggatggttgagagacctgttcactcgtgtaaaatcctctctgctgtaaggccacccgagtcgcctcaacgctagtcgttgcctggcgacaggtgggtgggggaaatgggtatcgtttgaacgcttctctcggccatcgctcttcgtgaggacacgtcgggtatcggtgctggctggagttggttctgcaagcattgtacgcgtcgcgtcaccctcgatccagagccttctgctctggttcggttttgtttctctcttcgaaagaatcagagccttctgcctgattcgtttttcacccaccgtggatcggagacttcttctccgactcacacattttttatccgcaataattactcgacatacgttgcgaaatttagtttgtaaaactcgaaagcgtcgttgtaagaaagggagtcagaaggaagcgtattgaattccttctggcttcctttcgggtctctcgtgcagcaacctcctcgtggtgagacccgggcaatcgataatattctctatttgttagatcttctattatcttgcaaataaagaataatatcgagctaatggctgctcatttataatttgcgataacattgtgaaataaaatttaagacgtactgataataaaaacttgtgtatttaattgaattgtgtctgaatttattttaaacttgcatgggatgggtcaagggtccttcctgccttccttctcgctttccttgtttacccttggcccacctacgccttcttggcagctccttttaattattaaccgaaacacacacttcttgtttcggaatacttttttattcaatatacatcgtacattttttctggatttctaattgaaatttgattctgaactttttaaaagttccgtttcttaaaattgctatgaccctagcctttatgtcgttgcgtcccaatttcgtttgatttattttcgattggaattgttcatctttccaattgaaatttatttctgaactttcaaaagttcttattctaaaatttatatgtctggttttaaattggtattcctccgaacggaggtccctcagggactcactgctgtgggtgagtacgggtattggcgaacccggggcgccccgaagcgccacctcagtagagtgaagttctgacttcatctactcttagtttcttgtcgggtaggccgtacttgtgtacggggtttgtttggctctcgtgagcctgttagatttgcactcttgtgcatgttaggtaggccgtactcgtgtacggggttagtttggctctcgtgagccggttagatttgcactcttgtgcatgtaggtaggccgtactcgtgtacggggttagcttggctctcgtgagctggtgttaggtttggctctcgtgagctggtagatttgcactcttgtgcatgttaggtaggccgtactcgtgtacggggttagtttggctctcgtgagctggtagattggcactcttgtgcatattaggtaggccgtactcgtgtacggggtcatcatttcttcatcgaatacttcggtgttccttcattttgtgtctaattattattagtctgttttagttgaattacaacagttcagcctgttcatcgtcgaacgaaaaaaaggaatcgtatgaagactcctcgttattaataagttagtattagttgtcgagcaattattgtgttcgatttattttgttagtttcgcttgttgatttgggtcacagccttctgctgtgaccagttggtagcgtcactctcgaaccagaggctactactctggttcgcttctttcattttttttttctcgtaaatctgagccttctgctccatttttattttctctggaattgttcagagacttgtcagatttagtttttttttggctcacaataattgctcgattcgattgcgtgcgttagttattaagcttgtttatcagtattgtataaatgtcgagtaattattgccgtaacttcactttgctcggttcgatttttgactccgacacagccttctgctgtgtcggaccttgcttgtatgtaccagaccagttggtaccggtgctcggcgtagatccattgagagggatgttcgagagacctgttcactcgtgtaaaatcctccctgccgtaagtccacccgagtcgcctcaacgctagtcgttgcctggcgacaggtgggtgggggaaacttagggtatcgtttgaacgcttctctcgaccatcgctcttcgtgaggacacgtcgggtatcggtgctggctggagttggttctgcaagcattgtacgcgtcgcgtcaccgtcgatccagagccttctgctctggttcggtttcgtttctctctttgaaagaatcagagccttctgcctgattcgtttttcatctcccgtgaatcggagacttcttctccgactcacacctttttctccgcaataattactcgacatacgctgcgaaatttagtttgtaaaactcgaaagcgtcgttgtaagaaagggagtcagaaggaagcgtattgaattccttctggcttcctttcgggtctcttgtgcagcaacctcctcgtggtgagacccgggcaatcgataatattctctatttgttagatcttctattatcttacaaataatgaataaaatcgagctaatagctgctcatttgtaatttgcgataacattgtgaaataaaattcaagacgtactgataataaaaacttgtgtatttaattgaattgtgtctgaatttattttaaacttgcatgggatgggtcaagggtccttcctgccttccttctcgctttccttgtttacccttggcccacctacgccttcttggcagctccttttaattattaaccgaaacacacacttcttgtttcggaatacttttttattcaatatacatcgtacattttttctggatttctaattgaaatttgattctgaactttttaaaagttccgtttcttaaaattgctatgaccctagcctttatgtcgttgcgtcccaatttcgtttgatttattttcgattggaattgttcatctttccaattgaaatttatttctgaactttcaaaagttcttattctaaaatttatatgtctggttttaaattggtattcctccgaacggaggtccctcagggactcactgctgtgggtgagtacgggtattggcgaacccggggcgccccgaagcgccacctcagtagagtgaagttctgacttcatctactcttagtttcttgtcgggtaggccgtacttgtgtacggggtttgtttggctctcgtgagcctgttagatttgcactcttgtgcatgttaggtaggccgtactcgtgtacggggttagtttggctctcgtgagctggtgttaggtttggctctcgtgagctggtagatttgcactcttgtgcatgttaggtaggccgtactcgtgtacggggttagtttggctctcgtgagctggtagattggcactcttgtgcatattaggtaggccgtactcgtgtacggggtcatcatttcttcatcgaatacttcggtgttccttcattttgtgtctaattattattagtctgttttagttgaattacaacagttcagcctgttcatcgtcgaacgaaaaaaaggaatcgtatgaagactcctcgttattaataagttagtattagttgtcgagcaattattgtgttcgatttattttgttagtttcgcttgttgatttgggtcacagccttctgctgtgaccagttggtagcgtcactctcgaaccagaggctactactctggttcgcttctttcatttttctttctcgtaaatctgagccttctgctccatttttattttctctggaattgttcagagacttgtcagatttagtttttttttggctcacaataattgctcgattcgattgcgtgcgttagttattaagcttgtttatcagtattgtataaatgtcgagtaattattgccgtaacttcagtttgctcggttcgatttttgattccgacacagccttatgctgtgtcggaccttgcttgtatgtaccagaccggttggtaccggtgctcggcgtagatccattgagagggatgttcgagagacctgttcactcgtgtaaaatcctccctgccgtaagtccacccgagtcgcctcaacgctagtcgttgcctggcgacaggtgggtgggggaaacttagggtatcgtttgaacgcttctctcgaccatcgctcttcgtgaggacacgtcgggtatcgatgctggctggagttgggctgcaagcattgtacgcgtcgcgtcaccctcgatccagagccttctgttCTGGTTcgtttttgtttctctctttgaaagaatcagagccttctgcctgattcgtttttgatctcccgtgaattggagacttcttctccgactcacacatttttttCCGCAATATTTACTCGACAtgcgctgcgaaatttagtttgtaagattgtaaatcgtcattgtaagaaagggagtcagaaggaagcgtatcgaattccttctggcttcctttcgggtctcttgtgcagcaacctcctcgtggtgagacctgggcaatcgatattattctctatttgtaagaacttctagtaatcttacaaatagagagtaatatcgagctaatagctgcttatttattatttgcgataacattgtaaaatagaatttaagacttactaattataaaaacttgtttatttaattgaattgtgtctgaatttactttaggctagctcGGGATGGGCCAAGATggtccttcaatgctttccttgttttcccctggtccaccttcagcttcttggtaagctgctttgaattactaaccgaaaaacacagtttttgtttcggattaacttgtcattcaatgaacatcgtcaccttttttcctggatttctaattgaaatttgcttctgaagttttcaaaagttccttttcttaaaattgatattttttgccTAAAATTGGTATTCTTTCGATCGGAGGTCCttccatttattataggtatatggtctaagcttctcaTGGATCCAGTTGCaatatttatcgttcgtcagcgtagagggcgtgagaaatctaattattgttaacgatgtcggtatttcagatcgtgggacacgaaatcccatatggtgattggtctattcCTATATTTCCTATATTCCTCGTCTGTGGTAGTACGACACAGATAATTTTAACCgttccacaatcagttttctctactgaccgttcgagatcatagcgtgacagtcatgGTCAAGTCCATGCCTtgctcccacctgtagtcggacaccctgtacatttgaGCGGTCTGGACGCTCAAGTACCTATCGTTCGCAGGCACTCGAGAGACTGCTCTGAAATAACAAAATGCGAGACCCTTATTTTTTGGTAGCATTAATTCTTATAAACTAGGAGTTAGATCTTGTAATTACTTTTAAGATTACAGTTTTATCCTGCGATATTGTTtaaactatttatttatttattattatatatactaGAATTCCTTGTGTAGGGGAAAATTGTTAAACTGGACACCTAAATCGTACtcaaattgaaaaatgaaaatgattaaaaaattaaaaaattataaaaagcaATTGTTCCATTATCCGTGTTTATTCAGATGCAGGAAGTGTTGTTAGAACTCTAAACAATCTTTACAACAATGATTTCTTAATGTTCTACTGTACCGAACAAAGCAGAGTAAAATACGAGAAAGATGAGCTTATCATCTGAAACAAGAATTTGTTAGATGTGAAACTGAGAATATAAATAATAGCGAATATAAATACAGTCGATTTTTACCATCGCCAATCCTTCCAAACATAGAATAAACAAGCCAGCCAAATTAAATGCTACTAAACTCTGAGCGTTCATGAATGCGAATAGTACCGTTTTCTGCATCTTTATTGGTATACGGTACCATAACGAATTGTATCTGGTTCAATCAACATCGTCGGtgcattattttcttataatatattttttttaatataatctattttataatattagtAGTGGATTTTTgtttaacactcgaatggcagACTGTCGGATAAATAGATACGAGTTCTGgtataaaatattcgatcataTTGTATGCTCAGTATCAAACaactttcattaaaaatattttgttatacaataaatagtttatgCGTAAAGTGGTACAGTTAAATACATCCTACACCTTTAACTCATCCTGTATAGATGCGTATATACATGAATAGTTGAACTAGACTGAGTTGaaatttatgcatttgtaataattaatgaattgggaaaaatacaaaacggtgaggacattagaagaatttatgaATATTGTCATACGtaatttgtctaaaacattaaatcgaaattattaaaagaaacagTTCACTTTCATACAATTTCTGTTTTCTATAATTGactcagaaaatgtttattttgcataaaaatctgcagtctaattatgatcaCAGAGGCTTGATTTTCTTGATTAAGTACGTTTTTCGTTGAGTTAGTTGTATACCTCCGGATCCCAACATATGGTTGTTCTCCAAAACTAAAAGCTTTAATGGCAAGCTCTAACATTTAAAGAATGATAAACAATTTCAAATaacaaagaaacaaatattctaCGTCCAGATTTGCAAACCTGAGCGTCGCCAAACGAGTGTTAActatttaaattcaatttaaaattaattttttaataattctgttcCATTCAATTgatttaacattgtaaataagTGAGCTACACCTTCCCGAAAAAATGCAACTTACATTTCCTCGAACATCTTAATGCTATTGTCCACCACAATCTGCCCGCTATAATTGTTACCGATTATGAATGCCATGTATGCTACAACGAATTGCAGAGCAAGAATCACTGCATCAATTTCTTTCACTTCTGTAATACTGATATAAAGCTGCGGCATACAAAAAACAGTCTGATTATGCTTTTTTTTCAATAGAATTGTTAATATTTGTCGTGACTGATTCTCGAGttctatttatttaatttttgtgatACTCACTCGGTATATATTTACACCGAACGACGAAACAACCACTATCATCATAATCATAGACGGTATCATCATGTCGTCCGCGTATTTTTTACTATACCTTTGTTTACGCATTCGTAATGGTATGTTGATTATTGAAagatgcaaaataaataaagtatgcaattataataaaatatagacCGATAATACagcattttaataatatttggaTAAATACGATACTAACTGAATAGCTCGACGATGTAAATCCACAGCTGGTTGTATATCTATCCTCCTCAACATCCTTGAAGTTGCAACTTTGTCGATTGCGTTTCGCATTCGATAGCTAGAGGAAGAAGAGATGTCTAACAAAGGTTTATTGTCCACTTTTTTAGTGTGTTATATAATAAATACTGGAATGACTGGAGTCAATATGTTAGAcatataactagactgcggatgtttaaataaaaattaattacatcGATTGCAAGATACTGGAcccaaattgtaaatatttgtttcttcctctaataattttaataagttgatcataactagactgcggatctttatgcaaaataaaaagtttgagcCGGAATTGCAACACAcaagctaaatataaatttatatttctaaCTGATAATTCgaatgtagtgaaaataatacatcaatactcttaaagtcttttaatgttttcactgttttcaattgcacctactcatttttgtcataaatgcataaaatccggagtctaatgATAACATTTCGATGTTCTTAAACTCTTTGGATTCTTTCACTATTTTATATTTCCACCTaactatttttgttataaatgcatataatccacAGTCTACATGTAATATCGAAGTTATTATAATAACTTTGTTATAATAATGTTTATAAACATTAGAGCTGATTCCAGCGTATTGTAGTATGACTTTCACAAAATCGTTTTCGTAAtgtcaataattatgaaattaacAATTACAGCGACAGATGGTAAGTTTGGGAAAATGATTTTACCTACTAACTTCTAACAATCCACTCAAATGAGTGCCTAAAACAGTGACGGTTCCTTCCGAACAAATCATCGTTAACAAACCATGCATTGTTGAAATTATGATATGCCAGCAAGTGAGATTAGTCCGCAAATTTTTCTCGTCGTAAAAAAATCCCAAAAGATACAGAAATCGAATCTGAATGTCCGATTGCAAGAATGTGGATATTCCTAATGTTCCCATTACACAC
It contains:
- the LOC143355395 gene encoding uncharacterized protein LOC143355395 isoform X1 — translated: MEVFQGNYKIYHSVMCLSGLWPYDNSILTRIHRIAFTLFLLGCMVTQVMTIKNIKMSLNETIGMISFGAQLLLYFIRYFTTILTFPTTKYVLDNMQNDFIMLKDPIEAEMLLKDSILAKRILLVYIGLTCTGSLCVMGTLGISTFLQSDIQIRFLYLLGFFYDEKNLRTNLTCWHIIISTMHGLLTMICSEGTVTVLGTHLSGLLEVSSYRMRNAIDKVATSRMLRRIDIQPAVDLHRRAIQYSKKYADDMMIPSMIMMIVVVSSFGVNIYRLYISITEVKEIDAVILALQFVVAYMAFIIGNNYSGQIVVDNSIKMFEEIYNSLWYRIPIKMQKTVLFAFMNAQSLVAFNLAGLFILCLEGLAMMISSSFSYFTLLCSVQ
- the LOC143355395 gene encoding uncharacterized protein LOC143355395 isoform X2 produces the protein MEVFQGNYKIYHSVMCLSGLWPYDNSILTRIHRIAFTLFLLGCMVTQVMTIKNIKMSLNETIGMISFGAQLLLYFIRYFTTILTFPTTKYVLDNMQNDFIMLKDPIEAEMLLKDSILAKRILLVYIGLTCTGSLCVMGTLGISTFLQSDIQIRFLYLLGFFYDEKNLRTNLTCWHIIISTMHGLLTMICSEGTVTVLGTHLSGLLEVSSYRMRNAIDKVATSRMLRRIDIQPAVDLHRRAIQYSKKYADDMMIPSMIMMIVVVSSFGVNIYRLYISITEVKEIDAVILALQFVVAYMAFIIGNNYSGQIVVDNSIKMFEEI